In one window of Bacillota bacterium DNA:
- a CDS encoding YbaB/EbfC family nucleoid-associated protein, with the protein MSNGGMAKMMKQLQKAQADMSRLQEEIAKRTVESTSGGGAIKVIANGQKNLVSIQIDPEVISEENREMLEDLIIAAVNEAFHRVDEMVAQEMQKMAGGLGLPPGLM; encoded by the coding sequence ATGTCCAATGGTGGTATGGCCAAAATGATGAAACAACTGCAAAAAGCCCAGGCGGATATGAGCAGGCTTCAGGAAGAAATTGCAAAAAGAACTGTTGAGAGTACTAGCGGTGGTGGTGCGATAAAGGTTATTGCCAACGGCCAGAAAAATCTGGTGTCAATTCAGATAGATCCGGAAGTTATATCTGAGGAGAACCGTGAAATGCTTGAAGATTTGATCATTGCAGCGGTCAATGAAGCATTTCATCGAGTTGATGAAATGGTTGCACAAGAGATGCAGAAAATGGCTGGCGGTCTTGGTCTTCCTCCCGGCTTGATGTAA